One part of the Pannonibacter sp. XCT-53 genome encodes these proteins:
- the pheS gene encoding phenylalanine--tRNA ligase subunit alpha encodes MSDIDSLYTEISAAIAAATSEAALEEVRIGALGKKGSISEMLKTLGSMSPEERQTRGAAINGLKTRVTDELAARKDVLKEAALEARLASERVDVTLPLRAAPAEMGRIHPIAQVIDELTAIFADMGFSVAEGPDIESDELNFTALNFPLGHPARDMHDTFFFHPDEAGERLLLRTHTSPVQIRTMRSQQPPIRVIIPGRTYRCDSDQTHTPMFHQVEGLVIDKGSHMGHLKWILEEFCKAFFEVKDIKMRFRPSFFPFTEPSMEVDIQCDRSGAEVKFGEGNDWLEILGCGMVHPNVIRNCGLDPDEYQGFAWGMGIDRIAMLKYGMPDLRAFFDADVRWIKHYGFRPLDLPTLFGGLSS; translated from the coding sequence ATGTCTGACATCGACAGCCTTTACACCGAGATTTCGGCCGCCATCGCCGCGGCCACCAGCGAGGCAGCCCTCGAGGAGGTGCGCATCGGCGCCCTTGGCAAGAAGGGCAGCATTTCCGAGATGCTGAAGACGCTGGGCTCGATGAGCCCGGAAGAGCGCCAGACGAGGGGCGCCGCGATCAACGGCCTCAAGACCCGCGTCACCGACGAACTGGCCGCCCGCAAGGACGTGCTCAAGGAAGCCGCGCTCGAGGCGCGTCTGGCCAGCGAGCGGGTCGACGTCACCTTGCCGCTGCGCGCCGCGCCTGCCGAAATGGGCCGGATCCATCCGATCGCCCAGGTGATCGACGAGCTGACCGCGATCTTTGCCGACATGGGCTTCTCGGTCGCCGAAGGTCCGGATATCGAAAGCGACGAGCTGAACTTCACCGCGCTGAACTTCCCGCTCGGCCATCCGGCACGCGACATGCACGACACCTTCTTCTTCCATCCGGACGAAGCCGGTGAACGCCTGCTGCTGCGCACCCACACCTCGCCGGTGCAGATCCGCACCATGCGCAGCCAGCAGCCGCCGATCCGCGTCATCATTCCGGGGCGCACCTATCGCTGCGACAGCGACCAGACCCACACGCCGATGTTCCATCAGGTGGAAGGCCTCGTCATCGACAAGGGCAGCCACATGGGTCACCTGAAGTGGATCCTGGAGGAGTTCTGCAAGGCCTTCTTCGAGGTCAAGGACATCAAGATGCGCTTCCGCCCGTCCTTCTTCCCCTTCACGGAGCCGTCCATGGAAGTGGACATCCAGTGCGACCGTTCGGGCGCCGAGGTGAAGTTCGGGGAAGGCAACGACTGGCTCGAGATCCTCGGCTGCGGCATGGTGCATCCCAACGTCATCCGCAACTGCGGCCTCGATCCGGACGAGTACCAGGGCTTTGCCTGGGGCATGGGCATCGACCGCATCGCCATGCTGAAATACGGCATGCCGGACCTGCGCGCCTTCTTTGATGCCGATGTCCGCTGGATCAAGCACTACGGCTTCCGCCCGCTCGACCTGCCGACGCTGTTCGGCGGCCTGTCGTCCTGA
- a CDS encoding nucleotidyltransferase family protein, whose amino-acid sequence MSASLSCLDDVSRDRLRLGDPARASEDERRRALVRLIGAMPVVLQILETIRDLRLPDAWLVSGGIYQNAWNLMTGKPVGHGIKDYDVTYFDGGDLSYDAEDRVIRAVAGALPALSGMIETRNQARVHLWYPERFGSAYPRLTCSTEALTLYASKTHAVAARMTAGNKIEIAAPFGLATLFAMRLVPNRVLDTAKTHAEKSARLKRLWPELQVIGWDDAEA is encoded by the coding sequence ATGTCCGCCAGCCTGTCCTGCCTTGACGACGTCAGCCGCGACCGGCTCCGGCTGGGCGATCCGGCGCGGGCCAGCGAGGATGAGCGGCGGAGAGCGCTGGTCCGGCTGATCGGCGCGATGCCGGTGGTGCTGCAGATCCTGGAGACAATCCGCGATCTCCGCCTGCCCGATGCGTGGCTCGTTTCCGGCGGGATCTACCAGAACGCCTGGAACCTGATGACCGGCAAGCCGGTTGGCCATGGCATCAAGGATTATGACGTCACGTATTTCGATGGCGGCGACCTGTCCTACGACGCAGAAGACCGGGTGATCCGGGCCGTTGCTGGCGCGCTGCCGGCGCTGTCCGGGATGATCGAGACGCGCAACCAGGCGCGCGTGCATCTCTGGTATCCCGAGCGCTTCGGCAGTGCCTATCCGAGGCTCACCTGCAGCACGGAAGCGCTGACGCTCTATGCGTCGAAGACGCATGCTGTCGCGGCCCGGATGACAGCAGGGAACAAGATCGAGATCGCCGCGCCGTTTGGCCTTGCCACTCTCTTTGCCATGCGGCTGGTGCCGAACAGGGTGCTCGACACTGCGAAGACCCATGCCGAGAAGAGCGCAAGGCTGAAGCGCCTTTGGCCCGAGCTTCAGGTGATCGGCTGGGACGACGCAGAGGCCTGA
- a CDS encoding M42 family metallopeptidase has product MNIDLLRRLCETPGVPGHEHRVRALIETEIKGLFDEVTVDPMGSLLCRRDPRKKSKSPKKVMLLCHMDEIGFLVSHVTDKGFVHVHPVGGFDPRNLFSRRVLVSTDKGDFKAVMNPGGRPIHISSPDERKKVPEPDEFVIDMGLGEKAKEIVKIGDMVTMDEPLLEMGDTIVSKALDNRIACWLGIEAIRALGKAKHECEIHVAFTAQEEVGLRGARTASYAIKPDIGLGIDVTLACDTPGVPEQDRTTTLGGGFGLHVKDGSFIADRQLVSEIEALAIAEKIPYQRTMLRSGGQDGAAAQQAAAGARAVGIVVGTRYIHTVTEMIAKKDLEAARDIIAAYLKQV; this is encoded by the coding sequence ATGAACATCGATCTGTTGCGCCGGCTGTGCGAGACCCCGGGCGTTCCCGGTCACGAGCACCGGGTGCGGGCGCTCATCGAAACGGAAATCAAGGGCCTGTTCGACGAGGTGACCGTCGACCCGATGGGCTCGCTCCTGTGCCGGCGCGATCCGCGCAAGAAGTCGAAGTCGCCGAAGAAGGTGATGCTGCTCTGCCATATGGACGAGATCGGCTTCCTGGTCTCGCATGTGACGGACAAGGGTTTCGTCCACGTTCATCCGGTCGGCGGGTTTGACCCGCGCAACCTGTTCTCGCGCCGCGTGCTGGTGTCGACGGACAAGGGAGATTTCAAGGCCGTGATGAACCCCGGCGGCCGGCCGATCCACATTTCCTCGCCCGACGAGCGCAAGAAGGTACCGGAGCCGGACGAGTTCGTCATCGACATGGGCCTTGGCGAGAAGGCCAAGGAGATCGTCAAGATCGGCGACATGGTGACCATGGACGAGCCGCTGCTGGAAATGGGCGACACCATCGTCTCCAAGGCGCTCGACAACCGCATCGCCTGCTGGCTCGGCATCGAGGCGATCCGCGCGCTCGGCAAGGCCAAGCATGAGTGCGAGATCCATGTCGCCTTCACGGCGCAGGAGGAAGTGGGCCTGCGCGGTGCCCGCACCGCATCCTACGCGATCAAGCCGGACATCGGCCTTGGCATCGACGTGACGCTGGCCTGCGACACGCCGGGCGTGCCCGAACAGGACCGCACGACGACGCTCGGCGGCGGCTTTGGCCTGCATGTGAAGGACGGCTCGTTCATCGCCGACCGCCAGCTGGTCAGCGAGATCGAGGCGCTCGCCATTGCCGAGAAGATCCCCTACCAGCGCACCATGCTGCGGTCTGGCGGGCAAGATGGCGCGGCGGCCCAGCAGGCGGCGGCCGGGGCCCGGGCGGTCGGCATCGTCGTCGGCACCCGCTACATCCACACGGTGACCGAGATGATCGCCAAGAAGGACCTGGAAGCTGCCCGCGACATCATCGCGGCCTATCTGAAGCAGGTCTGA
- a CDS encoding methyl-accepting chemotaxis protein, protein MNRLDDIREVFGKALMYVIWFNVLLVIGTSWTNETVSTVVLAGIALLFGTVATATWMKFGIAVETRIVSAISLAGLVALFVASLASTDPATSFQTDAHMYFFAMLALLAGWVDWRALVAYAGVVAVHHLGLNFFLPYAVFPGGANFGRVLFHAVIVVGEVAALWWLTAQVEAAFAASGKALDEAKAAQATAIAAQGAMDQRAREDQARQAEISGRIAQFRKEIETLLSGVAQRSQNLRQAAGQLGNLASGTAGQASTAAQASDKASENVQTVASAAEELSSSISEIARQVAQTTQIVARATEGAQTSNAKVASLANAASRIGEVVTLIQAIAEQTNLLALNATIEAARAGEAGRGFAVVAAEVKELATQTSRATEEIGAQIAAIQTETKAAVEAIGAIAHTMEDVNRYTGAIAAAVEEQGAATAEISRNVSEAARGTELVASSIGGLNAAAAQTTGSVGTVAGTAEELEQEAARMRKSIDAFLRDVA, encoded by the coding sequence ATGAACAGGCTCGATGATATTCGGGAAGTCTTCGGCAAGGCGCTGATGTATGTCATCTGGTTCAACGTGCTGCTGGTCATCGGCACGTCCTGGACCAACGAGACGGTGTCGACGGTCGTTCTGGCCGGCATCGCCTTGCTGTTCGGAACAGTGGCCACGGCCACGTGGATGAAGTTCGGCATCGCGGTCGAGACCCGCATCGTCTCGGCTATCTCGCTGGCCGGCCTGGTGGCGCTGTTCGTGGCGTCCCTTGCGAGCACCGATCCGGCGACCTCGTTCCAGACCGACGCGCACATGTACTTCTTCGCCATGCTCGCCCTTCTGGCCGGATGGGTCGACTGGCGCGCGCTGGTTGCCTATGCCGGGGTCGTGGCCGTGCACCATCTGGGGCTCAACTTCTTCCTGCCCTATGCCGTGTTCCCGGGCGGGGCAAACTTCGGCCGCGTCCTGTTCCATGCCGTGATCGTCGTCGGCGAGGTCGCGGCGCTGTGGTGGCTGACCGCCCAGGTCGAGGCGGCCTTTGCCGCCTCGGGCAAGGCGCTGGACGAGGCCAAGGCGGCCCAGGCTACCGCCATCGCTGCCCAGGGGGCCATGGACCAGCGCGCCCGGGAAGACCAGGCGCGTCAGGCCGAGATCTCCGGTCGCATCGCCCAGTTCCGCAAGGAAATCGAGACGCTGCTGTCCGGCGTGGCGCAGCGCAGCCAGAACTTGCGCCAGGCGGCGGGGCAGCTCGGCAATCTCGCCTCCGGCACGGCCGGTCAGGCCAGCACCGCAGCTCAGGCCTCCGACAAGGCTTCGGAAAACGTGCAGACGGTGGCCTCGGCCGCCGAGGAACTGTCGTCGTCCATTTCCGAGATCGCCCGCCAGGTGGCCCAGACCACCCAGATCGTTGCCCGGGCAACCGAAGGCGCGCAGACCTCCAATGCGAAGGTGGCCAGCCTTGCAAATGCCGCCAGCCGGATCGGGGAGGTCGTCACGCTGATCCAGGCCATTGCGGAGCAGACCAACCTTCTGGCGCTCAATGCGACCATCGAGGCGGCTCGTGCGGGTGAGGCCGGACGCGGCTTCGCCGTGGTGGCGGCAGAGGTGAAGGAACTGGCGACGCAGACCTCCCGCGCCACCGAGGAGATCGGTGCCCAGATTGCGGCGATCCAGACGGAAACCAAGGCTGCGGTCGAGGCCATCGGCGCCATCGCGCACACGATGGAGGACGTCAACCGCTACACCGGGGCGATCGCGGCGGCCGTCGAGGAGCAGGGGGCCGCAACAGCCGAGATTTCCCGCAATGTCAGCGAGGCGGCGCGCGGAACCGAGCTGGTTGCCAGCAGCATCGGTGGCCTGAATGCCGCTGCGGCCCAGACCACCGGGTCGGTCGGCACCGTTGCCGGCACCGCCGAGGAACTGGAGCAGGAGGCGGCCCGGATGCGCAAGAGCATCGACGCCTTCCTCCGCGACGTGGCCTGA
- a CDS encoding alpha/beta hydrolase family protein, whose amino-acid sequence MPVTSRNFARTFTRHLVQSVCLILALAGPAGAADRLDPGHERLQVTAAHRDGPLMASVWYPAGGKTYRGLVGDNPVFVGNPVNMGAPYPAGKHPLVLLSHGSGNNIDAMSWLANGLVAQGFIVAGVNHPGSTSGDSSPRRSLRHWERAKDVSALLTSLLQTPELGPLIDTDRISVVGFSLGGVTALALAGAETSQQAFVDYCAEPAPGKVDCRFYAKGRTDLTGVPQAEFEQSLTDPRISRSVAVDPAMAQSYKAGSLKAIRIPVAVISLGAPGEIPIAADVGASGGRFAELIPDFSHSYIAPAHHYSFLALCKPGATELLEAEGEDAICADPAGSDRAVVHAEALSRIAAFLMLPAPR is encoded by the coding sequence ATGCCCGTGACATCTCGCAACTTCGCCCGCACCTTCACCCGCCATCTCGTGCAGTCCGTTTGCCTGATCCTCGCCCTGGCAGGGCCGGCCGGGGCAGCCGACAGGCTTGATCCCGGGCACGAGCGGCTGCAGGTCACGGCCGCACACCGGGACGGTCCGCTGATGGCCTCGGTCTGGTATCCGGCAGGCGGCAAGACCTATCGCGGCCTCGTTGGCGACAATCCGGTCTTCGTCGGCAACCCGGTCAACATGGGCGCGCCCTATCCGGCCGGCAAACATCCGCTGGTTCTGCTGTCGCATGGATCGGGCAACAACATCGACGCCATGAGCTGGCTGGCCAACGGGCTGGTGGCGCAGGGCTTCATCGTCGCCGGGGTCAATCACCCGGGCAGCACCAGCGGCGACAGCTCGCCGCGCCGCAGCCTGCGCCACTGGGAGCGCGCCAAGGATGTCAGCGCGCTGCTGACCAGCCTGTTGCAGACCCCGGAGCTTGGTCCGCTCATCGACACGGACAGGATCTCCGTCGTCGGCTTCTCACTGGGCGGGGTGACGGCCTTGGCGCTGGCCGGGGCTGAGACGAGCCAGCAGGCCTTCGTGGACTATTGCGCCGAGCCGGCACCGGGCAAGGTCGATTGCCGCTTCTACGCCAAGGGCCGGACGGACCTGACCGGCGTGCCGCAGGCCGAGTTCGAGCAGTCGCTGACCGATCCGCGCATTTCGCGCAGCGTTGCCGTCGATCCGGCCATGGCGCAGTCCTACAAGGCGGGCAGCCTGAAGGCGATCCGCATTCCCGTCGCCGTCATCAGCCTGGGGGCACCTGGCGAAATCCCGATCGCGGCGGATGTGGGCGCAAGCGGTGGCAGGTTCGCGGAGCTGATCCCCGACTTCAGCCACAGCTACATCGCACCGGCGCACCACTACAGCTTCCTCGCCCTGTGCAAGCCCGGCGCGACGGAGTTGCTGGAAGCCGAAGGGGAAGATGCGATCTGCGCGGATCCGGCCGGATCGGACCGGGCGGTGGTCCATGCCGAAGCGCTCAGCCGGATTGCGGCCTTTCTGATGCTGCCGGCGCCCCGCTGA
- a CDS encoding AraC family transcriptional regulator — protein MPSFPVPVFAAAILACLLLRLVWSGEGSRWLRLLIAVSAVQSLIAAAVQHYGIVELRFLQPFMASLIPPLTWLAFVQGALRPLAPRDGLVQLAAPAFVLFCIVFAPLTLDAVLPALFTGYGLLMLHAMRNGADRLPLARLESSAPSLRSWRLLAILLIGSAASDVLIVADILFFAGDLKGSITSVTSSLLLLGLGLMGLERAQDEPDTQASGEDVPIEAVEQADAAYPSDEERQLVGRAFDLLTTSRLAADPDLTLARLARRLTVPAKTLSAAINRVEQMNVSQFVNRYRVELACRALTAGTSVTEAMFEAGFRTKSNFNREFRRVTGQSPTGWQQANAGRAQASASSQPIT, from the coding sequence ATGCCGAGCTTTCCTGTCCCCGTCTTTGCCGCCGCGATCCTCGCCTGCCTGCTCCTGCGTCTTGTCTGGAGCGGCGAGGGCAGTCGCTGGCTGCGCCTGCTGATCGCCGTCTCGGCGGTCCAGTCGCTGATTGCCGCCGCCGTGCAGCATTACGGGATTGTGGAGCTGCGCTTCCTCCAGCCCTTCATGGCATCCCTCATTCCGCCGCTGACCTGGCTTGCCTTCGTGCAGGGCGCCTTGCGCCCGCTGGCGCCACGGGACGGGCTGGTGCAGCTCGCCGCGCCGGCCTTCGTGCTCTTCTGCATCGTCTTTGCCCCGTTGACGCTCGACGCAGTCCTGCCGGCGCTCTTCACTGGCTACGGCCTGCTGATGCTGCATGCGATGCGGAACGGGGCGGACCGCCTGCCGCTGGCCCGGCTGGAATCCAGCGCGCCGTCCTTGCGCTCCTGGCGGCTGCTCGCGATCCTGCTGATCGGATCGGCGGCCAGCGACGTGCTGATCGTCGCCGATATCCTGTTCTTCGCCGGCGACCTCAAGGGCAGCATCACCAGCGTCACGTCCTCGCTGTTGCTGCTGGGCCTCGGACTGATGGGGCTGGAACGGGCACAGGATGAGCCCGACACGCAGGCTTCCGGCGAAGACGTCCCAATCGAGGCGGTCGAACAGGCGGACGCGGCGTATCCGAGCGACGAGGAGCGGCAGCTGGTCGGCCGCGCGTTCGATCTTCTGACGACCTCGCGCCTGGCCGCTGATCCGGACCTCACCCTTGCGCGCCTCGCCCGCCGCCTCACGGTTCCGGCCAAGACGCTCTCCGCCGCCATCAACCGGGTGGAACAGATGAACGTCAGCCAGTTCGTCAACCGTTACCGGGTCGAGCTGGCCTGCCGGGCGCTGACGGCCGGGACCAGCGTCACCGAAGCAATGTTCGAGGCGGGCTTCCGCACCAAGTCCAACTTCAACCGCGAATTCCGGCGTGTCACCGGCCAGAGCCCGACCGGGTGGCAGCAGGCAAACGCGGGCCGTGCTCAGGCCTCTGCGTCGTCCCAGCCGATCACCTGA